From the Montipora capricornis isolate CH-2021 chromosome 2, ASM3666992v2, whole genome shotgun sequence genome, one window contains:
- the LOC138037803 gene encoding TNF receptor-associated factor 6-like, whose amino-acid sequence MGPVVDDNNEGYDENFDPPLERDYECSICLFGLRNAVQTPCGHRFCRNCIMRSLNTSGLFCPNDQQPMNESQVHVDNFVNKMMMDRQVFCRYKTTTGCTWKGRLGELETHLSECEFVLRDCPNDCGMNIAKREISTHVTEHCIERITACRFCAIKVKWKYLQVHYDEECTYYPTKCVNCGQSNIPKCKVDEHFENECPAIQIKCPFNVVGCEFTGLRVDVNEHVHSVMIAHLSDMVKAFRTSEQARNSEMSDMKQTISDLWRSVRASGTRPHVCKYFYMWEIYDVGRLRQEAIRGLTRALHSPSFYTALENGYKFCLRINLNGVDSGKGKQIALFVHVMSGNFDDNDHSRETSP is encoded by the coding sequence ATGGGTCCTGTCGTCGATGATAATAACGAAGGATATGACGAGAATTTCGATCCACCATTAGAGCGTGATTATGAATGCTCGATCTGTTTGTTTGGTTTACGAAATGCCGTGCAAACCCCATGTGGTCACCGATTTTGTCGCAATTGTATAATGCGTTCTTTGAATACATCTGGGTTGTTCTGTCCTAATGATCAACAGCCCATGAACGAATCGCAAgtacatgttgataattttgtcAACAAAATGATGATGGATCGCCAAGTCTTCTGTCGCTACAAGACAACGACAGGCTGTACCTGGAAAGGCCGCCTCGGTGAACTAGAAACTCATCTGTCGGAGTGTGAATTTGTTCTTAGAGATTGTCCGAATGATTGTGGAATGAACATAGCCAAAAGAGAGATCTCAACTCACGTCACGGAACATTGCATCGAAAGGATAACAGCTTGCAGATTTTGCGCGATAAAAGTAAAGTGGAAGTATCTGCAAGTCCACTACGACGAGGAATGTACATACTATCCCACTAAATGTGTGAATTGCGGTCAAAGTAATATACCGAAATGTAAAGTGGATGAACATTTTGAAAACGAATGTCCTGCTATTCAAATCAAGTGTCCGTTTAATGTGGTTGGCTGCGAGTTCACTGGCCTTAGGGTAGATGTAAATGAACATGTCCACAGTGTGATGATTGCTCACTTGTCTGACATGGTCAAAGCTTTTCGAACGTCAGAACAGGCCCGAAATAGTGAAATGTCCGACATGAAACAGACCATATCGGACCTTTGGCGCAGTGTCCGAGCTTCGGGGACTCGTCCGCACGTTTGCAAATATTTTTACATGTGGGAAATTTACGATGTGGGCCGGCTTCGACAAGAAGCGATAAGGGGTTTAACTCGTGCTTTACATTCTCCTAGCTTTTATACGGCTCTTGAAAATGGTTACAAATTTTGCCTGAGGATTAATTTGAATGGAGTAGACTCGGGAAAGGGGAAACAGATTGCTTTATTCGTTCACGTGATGTCAGGTAATTTCGATGACAATGACCATTCAAGGGAAACATCACCCTAA
- the LOC138033857 gene encoding putative leucine-rich repeat-containing protein DDB_G0290503 yields MTAKNSEGVIDLATENCELHDVIVELRDDRDGKRKKIQELEKLLHNIQDENVDVLKHQNIRLVHEVTELLRKLDIKQVFCETIVTENETLKGTMQSSEGEKMVYVREVKSVIGKSLAAREVMSQVWDEKSNGSNEESDNDELEEKQNGGVWDNNNGDVDDDEDHSKTLRGEDVEKRIEKKKGLGMESDDAGLHQQVRVLQRCVEQQHDLKAEKVNALTVEIEQAKQERNALQQEKEQLQEQTNQIGQIIRDRDAEVKNFKEEVNGLRMSLSKVINAREVLQKELDDLRDENKLMQEALITYERDFKRECDEKRDTVHQLQEMEARLKHKMDKHTELNGRYRELIRRVSSSLGSCRAQVCPNETSLPEPDTPQPRGVWFDRLMNCNAPFATECFLGIC; encoded by the coding sequence ATGACAGCCAAAAATTCGGAGGGCGTGATAGATTTGGCGACAGAAAATTGCGAACTGCACGACGTCATCGTGGAATTAAGGGATGATAGAGATGGAAAAAGGAAGAAGATACAGGAACTCGAGAAACTGTTGCATAATATTCAAGACGAAAATGTAGATGTTTTAAAGCATCAAAATATACGTTTGGTGCACGAAGTCACAGAGCTATTGAGAAAGCTGGACATCAAGCAAGTATTTTGCGAAACCATCGTCACCGAAAACGAGACTCTAAAAGGAACAATGCAATCGTCAGAGGGCGAAAAGATGGTCTATGTGCGTGAGGTAAAGTCAGTAATCGGGAAATCTCTGGCAGCGCGAGAGGTCATGAGTCAAGTTTGGGACGAAAAGAGCAACGGTTCTAacgaagaaagcgacaacgacgaattggaagaaaaacaaaatggtggcGTTTGGGACAACAATAACGGTGATGTCGACGACGACGAGGACCATAGCAAAACACTTCGAGGTGAAGATGTGGAAAAACGGATAGAGAAAAAGAAAGGTTTGGGAATGGAAAGCGATGATGCTGGGTTACACCAACAGGTCCGAGTCTTGCAAAGATGTGTTGAACAGCAACACGATCTCAAAGCTGAAAAAGTGAATGCGCTGACAGTGGAAATCGAACAAGCTAAACAAGAGAGAAATGCCCtgcaacaagaaaaagaacagCTACAAGAGCAGACAAATCAGATCGGACAAATTATCAGGGACCGCGATGCAGAGGTAAAAAATTTCAAAGAAGAAGTGAATGGTTTGCGTATGAGTCTTTCCAAAGTTATTAATGCACGTGAGGTCTTACAGAAGGAATTGGATGATTTGCGAGATGAAAATAAGTTAATGCAAGAAGCTCTCATAACTTACGAGAGGGATTTTAAAAGGGAATGCGATGAAAAAAGAGACACTGTGCATCAACTACAAGAAATGGAGGCAAGACTAAAACACAAAATGGACAAACATACAGAACTGAATGGGCGATACAGAGAATTGATAAGACGAGTATCATCTTCACTCGGTTCTTGTCGAGCTCAAGTATGTCCCAATGAGACTTCTCTACCGGAACCGGATACACCCCAGCCCCGAGGCGTTTGGTTCGACCGGTTAATGAATTGCAATGCCCCGTTTGCCACAGAATGTTTCCTCGGTATTTGTTAG